A genomic stretch from Triplophysa dalaica isolate WHDGS20190420 chromosome 4, ASM1584641v1, whole genome shotgun sequence includes:
- the smn1 gene encoding survival motor neuron protein 1, with amino-acid sequence MANGQDVIFCRGTGHSDDSDIWDDTALIKAYDKAVASFKSALKGENTVTPKKKDNHAKKRKNNKKSKSRKRCNAEPDKEWEVGDTCFAYWSEDGNLYAATISSVDQENGTCVVIYTEYGNEEEQKISDLLIEASDLDDDALKSSDAKDIESSTEESERSFTPQRSGHQKHKSKGKSPMGPQSWPPAFLPGFPPGPPPGPHHHKADGRRSKSPDSFHPGWPPLFPPGLPMIPPPPPPMSSDTLEDDEALGSMLISWYMSGYHTGYYLGLKQGRREAAGSKKSHHK; translated from the exons ATGGCAAATGGACAAGATGTCATATTTTGTCGCGGAACGGGTCAC AGTGATGATTCTGATATTTGGGATGACACGGCATTGATTAAAGCTTATGATAAAGCGGTCGCTTCTTTCAAG AGCGCACTGAAAGGAGAGAACACTGTGACTCCAAAGAAGAAAGATAACCATGCAAAAAAGcggaaaaacaacaaaaagagcAAAAGCAGAAAGAGATGTAACGCAGAGCCCGACAAAGAG TGGGAAGTTGGGGACACCTGTTTTGCATACTGGTCTGAGGATGGCAACTTGTATGCTGCTACGATTTCCTCTGTAGACCAGGAGAATGGCACCTGTGTTGTTATTTATACCGAGTATGGTAATGAGGAGGAACAGAAGATCAGTGACCTTCTGATAGAAGCTTCAGATTTAGATGACGACGCATTAAAATCATCAGAT GCCAAAGACATCGAGTCCTCAACTGAGGAGAGTGAAAGATCATTTACCCCACAACGGTCGGGTCATCAGAAACACAAATCTAAAGGAAAGTCTCCCATGGGGCCTCAGTCTTGGCCTCCGGCTTTCCTTCCTGGTTTTCCTCCAGGCCCCCCACCAGGACCCCACCATCACAAG GCGGATGGTAGACGATCAAAAAGTCCAGATTCTTTCCATCCTGGATGGCCTCCCTTGTTTCCACCTGGTCTCCCA ATGATCCCACCTCCACCACCTCCAATGAGTTCAGACACCCTGGAGGATGATGAGGCTTTGGGCAGTATGCTTATTTCCTGGTACATGAGTGGCTATCACACAGGATACTACTTG GGGTTGAAACAAGGCCGTAGAGAGGCTGCAGGATCCAAGAAGTCCCATCATAAATAA
- the hspb11 gene encoding intraflagellar transport protein 25 homolog — MLDAALRSYDAQVVLATSSDENYPAENIIDGKTETFWISTGLFPQEFIIRFSDNMKILTISIHSYNIKRLRIEMSTSEDADKFETLAETEFEHIESGLQTNDISVKVPNATHLRFIILSGYDHFVSVHKVSIQS, encoded by the exons ATGCTTGATGCGGCATTACGTTCATATGATGCTCAAGTTGTCTTGGCTACATCGAGTGATGAGAATTATCCTGCGGAGAATATAATTGACGG GAAAACGGAGACGTTCTGGATTTCAACTGGCTTGTTTCCTCAAGAGTTCATCATTCGCTTCTCGGATAACATGAAAATACTCACTATTTCCATTCACAGCTACAACA TTAAAAGGTTGAGAATAGAAATGAGCACATCAGAGGATGCTGATAAATTTGAAACACTTGCAGAGACAG AGTTTGAACACATTGAGAGCGGTCTACAAACTAATGATATTTCT GTTAAAGTACCAAATGCAACACACTTGCGGTTTATTATATTATCAGGATATGACCATTTTGTCTCCGTACATAAAGTTAGTATACAATCATGA